The following are encoded in a window of Nibricoccus aquaticus genomic DNA:
- a CDS encoding sulfite reductase subunit alpha, protein MSSIPLLPETAPFSPEQRAWLNGFFAGLFSRTNSSAAPAVAAATLQPLTILFGSQTGTSESLAKRAAKEAGKRGFAPTVVDMAQTDIAKLAGEKNALVITSTYGDGEPPDNAKSLWEALAKDDAPSLASLNFSVCALGDTNYAQFCRCGIDFDQRLEKCGAKRIADRADCDLEYDEKFTKWLDASLNALGSASAAPSPAATSSAPAAATDSDAHGESLYSKKNPYASLLLSSRNLNAPGSAKSVHHIEFDLAGSGLAYEAGDALGVIPHNCPELVADVLTALGFDGEEAIASADGSTTSLRQALTTTYDLGKPSPDLLAAVAKKTTAPVTAGASVAATSPAPHHVIDVLHAYPDAKFTAAEFVALLKKIQPRLYSISSSPKAHPGQVHLTVGAVRYDLHGRPRKGVCSTFLADRAKPGDTRIGVFVHSNKAFRPPANPDAPMIMVGPGTGIAPFRAFLEERMASGAKGKNWLFFGDQKASTDFLYQDELTALQKSGVLTRLDTAFSRDQQEKIYVQNRMLEAAAELFAWLEAGGHFYVCGDASRMAKDVDAALHKVVELAGKKTPEQAAAYIQNLKTTKRYARDVY, encoded by the coding sequence ATGTCTTCGATTCCTCTTCTTCCCGAGACCGCTCCCTTCTCCCCCGAGCAACGCGCGTGGCTCAACGGCTTCTTCGCCGGCCTCTTCTCCCGCACCAATTCCTCCGCAGCGCCCGCCGTCGCCGCCGCAACCCTACAGCCGTTAACGATCCTCTTCGGTTCCCAAACCGGCACCTCCGAAAGCCTCGCTAAACGCGCCGCCAAGGAAGCCGGCAAACGCGGCTTCGCTCCCACCGTCGTGGACATGGCCCAGACCGACATCGCCAAACTCGCCGGCGAGAAAAACGCCCTCGTCATAACCAGCACCTATGGCGATGGCGAACCGCCAGACAACGCCAAGTCCCTCTGGGAAGCTCTCGCCAAAGACGACGCCCCCAGCCTCGCCAGCCTCAACTTCTCCGTCTGCGCCCTCGGTGACACCAACTACGCCCAGTTCTGCCGCTGCGGCATCGACTTTGATCAACGCCTCGAAAAATGCGGCGCCAAACGCATCGCCGACCGCGCCGACTGCGACCTTGAGTACGACGAAAAATTCACCAAGTGGCTCGACGCCTCCCTCAACGCCCTCGGTTCCGCCTCCGCCGCTCCATCACCTGCTGCGACCTCATCCGCTCCCGCTGCAGCCACTGATTCCGACGCTCACGGCGAATCCCTCTACTCAAAGAAAAATCCTTACGCATCCCTCCTCCTCAGTTCGCGAAACCTTAACGCACCCGGCTCCGCGAAATCCGTCCACCACATCGAATTCGATCTCGCCGGTTCCGGCCTCGCCTACGAAGCCGGTGACGCCCTCGGCGTCATTCCGCACAACTGCCCCGAACTCGTCGCCGACGTTCTCACTGCCCTCGGTTTCGACGGCGAAGAAGCCATCGCCAGTGCCGATGGTTCCACCACCTCGCTCCGGCAGGCGCTTACCACCACCTACGATCTCGGCAAACCCTCGCCCGATCTCCTCGCCGCCGTCGCCAAAAAAACCACCGCTCCCGTCACCGCCGGTGCTAGCGTCGCCGCCACGTCACCGGCACCTCACCACGTCATCGACGTGCTCCACGCGTATCCAGACGCCAAGTTCACCGCCGCGGAGTTCGTCGCCCTGCTGAAAAAAATCCAGCCGCGCCTCTACTCGATCTCCTCCAGTCCCAAAGCCCACCCCGGCCAGGTCCACCTGACCGTCGGCGCCGTCCGCTACGATCTCCACGGACGCCCGCGCAAAGGCGTCTGCTCCACCTTCCTCGCCGACCGCGCCAAACCCGGCGACACCCGCATCGGTGTTTTCGTTCACAGCAACAAAGCCTTCCGTCCGCCCGCCAATCCCGACGCCCCCATGATCATGGTCGGCCCCGGCACCGGCATCGCCCCCTTCCGCGCCTTCCTCGAAGAACGCATGGCTTCCGGCGCCAAAGGCAAAAACTGGCTCTTCTTCGGCGACCAAAAAGCCTCCACTGATTTCCTCTATCAGGACGAACTTACCGCCCTCCAGAAATCCGGTGTCCTCACCCGCCTCGACACCGCCTTCTCCCGCGACCAGCAGGAAAAAATCTACGTCCAAAACCGGATGCTCGAAGCCGCCGCCGAACTCTTCGCCTGGCTCGAAGCCGGTGGACACTTCTACGTCTGCGGCGACGCCTCCCGCATGGCCAAGGACGTCGACGCCGCCCTCCACAAAGTCGTCGAACTCGCCGGCAAAAAAACCCCCGAGCAAGCCGCCGCCTATATCCAAAATCTCAAGACCACCAAACGCTACGCCCGCGACGTGTATTAA
- a CDS encoding DmsC/YnfH family molybdoenzyme membrane anchor subunit: protein MPAPKQDPVRTLIDELLAEQQRLQTPVARFSEAHDRGASPALEPLYRDLIPLSKPGPGEQYAFEVDLDSCTGCKACVAGCHSLNGLDDEETWRDVGMLVGGTRNHPFQQTVTSACHHCADPGCLNGCPVLAYEKDPVTGIVRHLDDQCIGCQYCILKCPYDVPKYNDRLGIVRKCDMCHSRLAVGEAPACVQACPTQAIKIVTVTTHLNGQPALDTTAFLPGAPAPEYTQPTTRYTSSKPLPAEIIAADAATLRPQHPHWPLVFMLTLMPMAVGCFTVAACADLLAPRYPLLANLPASAPTTLALTGWLAGAAGLFASVFHLGQPLRAWRVFLGLRKSWLSREAVIFGPWFGLATATAAVPLASQLGLFSGSADVPVGSVSSALASAYSLLAAHYSLLTLATASVGLLGLFCSSMIYIDTQRHLWRAAQTIPRFFGSGAVLGFAILFAAAPTLPYFFALLGSVLFKLAIEARELRPLDSDDDTPTASFKTAQMLTGPLRLPHNLRVTSALLACILAFALTRISAPSLLAWTIPALLLASELTERYLYFRAVVAPKMPGVVSK, encoded by the coding sequence TTGCCCGCTCCCAAACAAGATCCCGTCCGCACGCTGATCGACGAACTCCTCGCCGAACAGCAGCGCCTGCAAACGCCCGTCGCCCGCTTCTCCGAAGCCCACGACCGCGGTGCCTCGCCCGCGCTGGAGCCGCTCTATCGCGACCTCATCCCGCTTTCGAAACCCGGCCCCGGCGAACAATACGCCTTCGAGGTCGATCTCGATTCCTGCACCGGCTGCAAAGCCTGCGTCGCCGGCTGTCACTCGCTCAACGGTCTCGACGACGAAGAAACCTGGCGCGACGTCGGCATGTTGGTTGGCGGCACGCGCAATCACCCCTTTCAACAAACCGTCACCAGTGCCTGCCACCACTGCGCCGATCCCGGCTGCCTCAACGGCTGCCCCGTTCTCGCCTATGAAAAAGACCCCGTCACCGGCATCGTCCGCCACCTCGATGACCAATGCATCGGCTGCCAGTACTGCATTCTCAAATGCCCTTACGACGTTCCAAAATACAATGATCGCCTTGGCATCGTCCGTAAGTGCGACATGTGCCACAGCCGCCTCGCCGTCGGCGAAGCGCCCGCCTGCGTCCAGGCCTGCCCAACCCAGGCCATCAAGATCGTAACCGTCACGACTCATCTCAACGGCCAGCCCGCGCTCGACACCACCGCCTTCCTCCCCGGCGCTCCAGCTCCTGAATACACGCAACCCACCACGCGCTACACCTCGAGCAAACCGCTCCCGGCCGAGATCATCGCCGCCGACGCCGCCACACTCCGTCCGCAACACCCGCACTGGCCGCTCGTCTTCATGCTCACGCTGATGCCCATGGCCGTCGGCTGCTTCACCGTCGCGGCCTGCGCCGACCTCCTCGCTCCTCGCTACCCGTTACTCGCTAATCTTCCGGCCTCCGCCCCCACAACGCTCGCGCTCACCGGCTGGCTCGCCGGAGCCGCCGGACTCTTCGCGAGCGTCTTCCACCTCGGCCAACCCCTCCGCGCTTGGCGCGTCTTCCTCGGCCTCCGCAAATCCTGGCTCTCCCGCGAAGCCGTCATCTTCGGCCCCTGGTTCGGCCTCGCCACCGCCACCGCAGCCGTCCCGCTCGCCTCGCAGCTCGGCCTCTTCTCTGGGAGCGCCGACGTCCCCGTCGGCTCCGTGTCTTCCGCGCTGGCCTCCGCCTACTCGCTACTCGCTGCCCACTACTCGCTACTGACGCTCGCCACCGCGAGCGTGGGCCTCCTCGGCCTCTTCTGCTCCTCAATGATCTACATCGACACCCAACGCCACCTCTGGCGCGCCGCCCAAACCATCCCCCGCTTCTTCGGCTCCGGCGCCGTCCTCGGTTTCGCCATCCTCTTCGCCGCCGCGCCCACGCTACCGTACTTCTTCGCCTTGCTCGGCTCCGTCCTCTTCAAACTCGCCATCGAAGCCCGTGAACTCCGCCCGCTCGACTCCGACGACGACACACCTACCGCCTCCTTTAAGACCGCCCAAATGCTCACCGGCCCCCTCCGCCTCCCGCACAATCTCCGCGTCACCTCCGCCCTCCTCGCCTGCATCCTCGCCTTCGCCCTCACGCGTATTTCCGCGCCTTCGCTCCTCGCCTGGACAATCCCCGCCCTCCTCCTCGCCAGCGAACTCACCGAGCGTTACCTCTACTTCCGCGCCGTCGTCGCCCCCAAAATGCCCGGCGTCGTCTCCAAATAA
- a CDS encoding molybdopterin oxidoreductase family protein produces the protein MIPQLEDLLHARQGPMTSELVLRPGDFGLGRIPARLKPAATTDMVCGFCSTGCSLRVHLNERGQAINLTTNPHYSVNQGMACPKGWEALTPLSAPDRVTTPLLRNPATGNLEPVDWPTALAAFVKNFKGIQERHGKTSLSFLSTGQIVMEEMALLGALAKFGMGMTDVDSNTRQCMATSHVAYKQSFGFDAPPFTYKDFEESDALIFIGANPCIAHPIMWQRVMMNKHNPDIVVIDPRRTETAMAATLHVPLLPKSDLVLLYGLANLLIERGAIKQDFIDAHTSSFADFASFLREFTLDRTARETGLPAETLHRLVDIIATRERVSLWWTMGVNQGHESTRTAQAIINLALMTGNIGRPGTGANSITGQCNAMGSRLFGNASSLLGGYDFAKAEHRSHVASILGIDPALIPDRASLAYDQILDGIDKGSIRGLWVIATNTAHSWINQKTFPAIREKLEFLVVQDMYATTETARMADLVLPAAGWGEKDGILINSERRLGIVKKVSRAPGQALSDFAIFKLVADAWGCGHLFAKWSSPEAAFQILKELSRRQPCEFTGISSYEHIDRSGGIQWPFTDKDAIAPTPIHERTSTAHPERERRLFSDGQFFTPDRRAKFLFDQPRPMPELPDADYPMILLTGRGSSAQWHTGSRTDKSDVLRKLAPRELYVEINPIDADRLRIANNELVRVRSRRGEADALALITSTVQPGQIYLPMHFDTVNRLTFPAFDPHSRQPSYKACAVRVERIKKR, from the coding sequence ATGATCCCCCAACTCGAAGACCTGCTCCACGCCCGCCAGGGCCCGATGACCAGCGAGCTCGTTCTTCGCCCCGGCGACTTCGGACTCGGCCGCATCCCCGCCCGCCTCAAGCCCGCCGCCACGACCGACATGGTCTGCGGCTTCTGCAGCACCGGCTGCTCCCTCCGCGTCCATCTCAACGAGCGCGGCCAGGCCATCAACCTCACCACCAACCCGCACTACTCCGTCAACCAGGGCATGGCCTGCCCCAAAGGCTGGGAAGCGCTCACCCCGCTCTCCGCCCCCGACCGCGTCACCACGCCACTGTTACGCAACCCAGCCACCGGCAATCTCGAGCCCGTCGACTGGCCCACCGCCCTCGCCGCCTTCGTCAAAAACTTCAAAGGCATCCAGGAGCGCCACGGCAAAACTTCTCTCTCGTTCCTCAGCACCGGCCAGATCGTCATGGAGGAAATGGCCCTCCTCGGCGCCCTCGCGAAATTCGGCATGGGCATGACCGACGTCGACTCCAACACGCGCCAGTGCATGGCCACCTCCCACGTCGCCTACAAACAATCCTTCGGCTTCGACGCCCCTCCCTTCACGTACAAAGATTTCGAAGAGAGCGACGCCCTCATTTTCATCGGCGCCAATCCCTGCATCGCCCACCCGATCATGTGGCAGCGCGTGATGATGAACAAACACAACCCCGACATCGTTGTCATCGACCCGCGCCGCACCGAGACCGCGATGGCCGCCACACTCCACGTGCCGCTTCTCCCCAAAAGCGACCTAGTCCTCCTCTACGGCCTCGCGAACCTGCTCATCGAACGCGGAGCCATCAAACAAGACTTCATCGACGCCCACACCTCTAGCTTCGCTGACTTCGCCTCCTTCCTTCGCGAGTTCACACTCGACCGCACCGCCCGCGAAACCGGCCTGCCTGCCGAAACCCTCCACCGCCTCGTCGACATCATCGCCACCCGCGAGCGCGTTTCCCTCTGGTGGACCATGGGCGTCAACCAGGGCCACGAATCCACCCGCACCGCCCAGGCCATCATAAATCTCGCGCTGATGACCGGCAACATCGGCCGCCCCGGCACCGGCGCCAACTCCATCACCGGCCAGTGCAACGCCATGGGCTCCCGCCTCTTTGGCAACGCCTCGTCACTCCTCGGCGGATACGACTTCGCCAAAGCCGAACACCGCTCCCACGTCGCGAGCATCCTCGGCATCGATCCCGCCCTCATCCCCGACCGCGCCAGCCTCGCCTACGATCAGATTCTCGACGGCATCGACAAGGGCTCCATCCGCGGCCTCTGGGTCATCGCCACCAACACCGCTCACTCCTGGATCAACCAGAAGACCTTCCCCGCCATCCGCGAGAAACTCGAATTCCTCGTCGTGCAGGACATGTACGCCACGACCGAGACCGCCCGCATGGCCGACCTCGTGCTGCCCGCCGCCGGTTGGGGCGAAAAAGACGGCATCCTCATCAACTCCGAACGCCGCCTCGGCATCGTGAAAAAAGTCTCCCGCGCCCCCGGCCAGGCGCTCAGCGATTTCGCCATCTTCAAACTCGTCGCCGACGCCTGGGGCTGCGGCCACCTCTTCGCGAAATGGTCCTCGCCCGAAGCCGCCTTCCAAATCCTCAAAGAACTCTCCCGCCGCCAGCCCTGCGAATTCACCGGCATCAGCAGCTACGAACACATCGACCGCTCCGGCGGCATCCAGTGGCCCTTCACCGATAAGGACGCCATCGCGCCCACGCCGATTCACGAGCGCACCAGCACCGCGCATCCCGAGCGCGAACGCCGCCTCTTTTCCGACGGCCAGTTCTTCACCCCCGACCGCCGCGCCAAATTCCTCTTCGATCAACCGCGCCCGATGCCCGAGCTTCCCGACGCTGACTACCCGATGATTCTCCTAACCGGCCGAGGCTCCTCCGCGCAATGGCACACCGGCTCGCGCACCGACAAGAGCGACGTCCTCCGCAAACTCGCCCCCCGCGAACTCTACGTGGAGATCAACCCGATCGACGCCGACCGCCTCCGCATCGCCAACAACGAACTCGTCCGCGTCCGCTCCCGTCGTGGAGAAGCGGATGCGCTCGCCCTCATCACGAGCACGGTGCAACC